From Anopheles arabiensis isolate DONGOLA chromosome 3, AaraD3, whole genome shotgun sequence, a single genomic window includes:
- the LOC120904890 gene encoding carotenoid isomerooxygenase isoform X1 — translation MDVTVEDFCEETNFPEESPCPSPFEPAKQLLNIGFLQINGRFTPHSGPSSVCSTRSCSLAATPVPPDATDATDEQDEHRHGEAGGQEENPKPRKWSLPHLPTEATKFELSGRATPVFTWNPMPTSSNVIYALSDKNQQIVFSQLEQEAATETSVSEVSSVVDSEAELEVDEEPATEPTKAAKDTTQPKDDMYPNCDVNVWLRSCEQEIVEPIEGKVQGTVPEWLNGSLLRNGPGSLKVGDMMFNHLFDSSALLHRFNIDNGKITYQCRFLKSDAYKKNNAARRIVVTEFGTSAVPDPCQTIFQKIAAVFNKPGVNNSDNAMISIYPFGDEFFAFTESPIIHRIDPETLDTEAKLNVSDYVGIVNHTSHPHVMSDGTVYNLGCSITKTGPAYTIICFPHGPGMFENARIVASVPARWKFHPGYMHTFGITENYFVIVEQPLSVSVPTMVVSQIRNRPMAAALKWFESQQTYIYLLDRDTGELRHTFHTEPFFYLHIINQYEREGHVVLDICCYKDPAMLNCMYVDTMRNMQNNPDYAKMFRGRPLRFVLPLNCGTERAKGRPAAGPKGSSATADASWSDMWQNLGSFSAGDSTDSGLVLQNLVQIEDSKATAYVMPNRTIFCKPELLCDLGCETPRIYYERHLGRPYRYFYAISSDVDASNPGTLIKVDVVTKGKLTWCEENVYPSEPIFVPAPDPQSEDDGVVLAAMVWGREEQNRAGLLVLDAKSFTELGRCEFVTPGPVPKCLHGWFQPTATTKGD, via the exons ATGGACGTTACCGTGGAAGACTTTTGCGAGGAAACCAACTTTCCCGAGGAGTCGCCCTGCCCGAGCCCGTTCGAGCCGGCCAAGCAGCTGCTCAACATTGGCTTCCTGCAGATCAATGGGCGCTTTACGCCCCACTCCGGCCCATCGTCCGTGTGTTCGACGCGTAGCTGCAGCCTGGCGGCCACTCCCGTACCACCGGACGCAACGGACGCAACGGACGAGCAGGACGAGCACCGGCACGGCGAGGCGGGCGGGCAGGAGGAGAACCCGAAGCCCCGCAAATGGTCCCTGCCCCATCTGCCGACGGAGGCGACCAAGTTCGAGCTGAGTGGGCGGGCGACGCCCGTCTTCACCTGGAACCCGATGCCCACGTCCAGCAATGTGATTTACGCGCTGAGCGACAAAAACCAGCAGATCGTCTTCTCCCAG CTCGAGCAAGAGGCCGCGACCGAAACAAGCGTCTCGGAAGTGTCGAGCGTGGTCGATTCCGAGGCCGAACTGGAAGTGGACGAAGAGCCGGCAACGGAGCCAACGAAAGCAGCGAAGGACACCACCCAGCCGAAGGACGACATGTACCCGAACTGTGACGTGAACGTGTGGTTGCGTTCCTGCGAGCAGGAGATCGTGGAACCGATCGAGGGCAAGGTGCAGGGCACGGTCCCCGAGTGGTTAAACGGGAGTCTGCTGCGCAACGGCCCCGGCAGTCTAAAGGTGGGCGACATGATGTTTAACCACCTGTTCGATAGTTCGGCACTGCTGCACAG GTTCAACATTGATAATGGGAAGATCACGTACCAGTGTCGATTCCTAAAGTCGGACGCGTACAAGAAGAACAACGCAGCACGACGCATCGTGGTGACTGAGTTCGGGACCAGTGCCGTACCCGATCCGTGTCAAACGATCTTCCAAAA AATTGCAGCCGTGTTCAACAAACCGGGCGTCAACAACTCGGACAACGCGATGATCTCGATCTACCCGTTCGGGGACGAGTTTTTCGCGTTCACCGAAAGCCCCATCATCCACCGGATCGATCCGGAAACGCTCGACACGGAGGCGAAGCTGAATGTGTCCGACTACGTCGGTATCGTCAACCACACCTCCCATCCGCACGTCATGTCCGATGGGACGGTGTACAATTTGGGCTGTTCGATCACTAAAACGGGCCCGGCCTACACCATCATTTGCTTCCCCCACGGGCCGGGAATGTTTGAGAATGCGCGCATTGTCGCCTCGGTCCCGGCACGCTGGAAGTTCCACCCGGGGTACATGCACACGTTCGGCATCACGGAGAACTACTTCGTGATTGTGGAGCAACCGCTCAGCGTGTCCGTGCCGACGATGGTGGTAAGCCAGATCCGGAACCGGCCGATGGCGGCCGCCCTCAAGTGGTTCGAAAGCCAGCAGACGTACATCTACCTGCTGGATCGGGATACGGGCGAGCTGCGGCACACGTTCCACACGGAACCGTTCTTCTACCTGCACATCATCAACCAGTATGAGCGGGAGGGCCACGTCGTGCTGGACATCTGCTGCTACAAGGATCCGGCCATGCTGAACTGCATGTACGTCGACACGATGCGCAACATGCAGAACAATCCGGACTACGCGAAGATGTTCCGCGGCCGACCGTTGCGGTTCGTGCTGCCGCTCAACTGCGGCACGGAGCGTGCCAAGGGCCGTCCAGCCGCGGGTCCGAAAGGGTCGTCAGCCACCGCCGACGCCTCCTGGTCGGATATGTGGCAAAATTTGGGCTCCTTTTCGGCGGGCGATTCCACCGACAGTGGGCTGGTGCTGCAGAATCTGGTGCAGATCGAAGACTCGAAAGCGACCGCGTACGTGATGCCAAACAGGACGATCTTCTGCAAGCCGGAGCTGCTGTGCGATTTGGGCTGCGAGACGCCCCGCATCTACTACGAGCGCCATCTCGGCCGACCGTACCGGTACTTCTACGCCATCAGCTCGGACGTGGACGCCAGCAACCCGGGCACGCTGATCAAGGTGGACGTGGTGACGAAGGGCAAGCTGACCTGGTGCGAGGAGAACGTGTACCCGAGCGAGCCGATCTTTGTGCCCGCGCCCGACCCGCAGTCCGAGGATGATGGGGTCGTGCTGGCGGCCATGGTGTGGGGCCGCGAGGAACAGAACCGGGCCGGGCTGCTCGTGCTCGATGCGAAGAGCTTCACCGAGCTCGGCCGGTGCGAGTTTGTGACGCCCGGTCCCGTGCCGAAGTGTCTGCACGGTTGGTTCCAGCCGACGGCCACCACCAAGGGAGACTAA
- the LOC120904890 gene encoding carotenoid isomerooxygenase isoform X2, which translates to MFDRALQRREPAMNCDWCELTAPHDIHRAHGLRLHPGLWSPSPGARDCRQQTDCGQRPDNTHCALRLTRATLLPSQLEQEAATETSVSEVSSVVDSEAELEVDEEPATEPTKAAKDTTQPKDDMYPNCDVNVWLRSCEQEIVEPIEGKVQGTVPEWLNGSLLRNGPGSLKVGDMMFNHLFDSSALLHRFNIDNGKITYQCRFLKSDAYKKNNAARRIVVTEFGTSAVPDPCQTIFQKIAAVFNKPGVNNSDNAMISIYPFGDEFFAFTESPIIHRIDPETLDTEAKLNVSDYVGIVNHTSHPHVMSDGTVYNLGCSITKTGPAYTIICFPHGPGMFENARIVASVPARWKFHPGYMHTFGITENYFVIVEQPLSVSVPTMVVSQIRNRPMAAALKWFESQQTYIYLLDRDTGELRHTFHTEPFFYLHIINQYEREGHVVLDICCYKDPAMLNCMYVDTMRNMQNNPDYAKMFRGRPLRFVLPLNCGTERAKGRPAAGPKGSSATADASWSDMWQNLGSFSAGDSTDSGLVLQNLVQIEDSKATAYVMPNRTIFCKPELLCDLGCETPRIYYERHLGRPYRYFYAISSDVDASNPGTLIKVDVVTKGKLTWCEENVYPSEPIFVPAPDPQSEDDGVVLAAMVWGREEQNRAGLLVLDAKSFTELGRCEFVTPGPVPKCLHGWFQPTATTKGD; encoded by the exons ATGTTTGACCGTGCCCTTCAACGGCGTGAACCCGCAATGAACTGTGATTGGTGTGAATTAACGGCACCCCACGACATACACAGAGCGCACGGTTTGCGCTTACATCCCGGACTGTGGTCGCCATCGCCCGGAGCGAGGGACTGTCGCCAACAAACCGACTGTGGCCAACGACCAGACAACACTCACTGTGCGTTGCGACTGACCAGGGCAACTCTTCTTCCTAGCCAG CTCGAGCAAGAGGCCGCGACCGAAACAAGCGTCTCGGAAGTGTCGAGCGTGGTCGATTCCGAGGCCGAACTGGAAGTGGACGAAGAGCCGGCAACGGAGCCAACGAAAGCAGCGAAGGACACCACCCAGCCGAAGGACGACATGTACCCGAACTGTGACGTGAACGTGTGGTTGCGTTCCTGCGAGCAGGAGATCGTGGAACCGATCGAGGGCAAGGTGCAGGGCACGGTCCCCGAGTGGTTAAACGGGAGTCTGCTGCGCAACGGCCCCGGCAGTCTAAAGGTGGGCGACATGATGTTTAACCACCTGTTCGATAGTTCGGCACTGCTGCACAG GTTCAACATTGATAATGGGAAGATCACGTACCAGTGTCGATTCCTAAAGTCGGACGCGTACAAGAAGAACAACGCAGCACGACGCATCGTGGTGACTGAGTTCGGGACCAGTGCCGTACCCGATCCGTGTCAAACGATCTTCCAAAA AATTGCAGCCGTGTTCAACAAACCGGGCGTCAACAACTCGGACAACGCGATGATCTCGATCTACCCGTTCGGGGACGAGTTTTTCGCGTTCACCGAAAGCCCCATCATCCACCGGATCGATCCGGAAACGCTCGACACGGAGGCGAAGCTGAATGTGTCCGACTACGTCGGTATCGTCAACCACACCTCCCATCCGCACGTCATGTCCGATGGGACGGTGTACAATTTGGGCTGTTCGATCACTAAAACGGGCCCGGCCTACACCATCATTTGCTTCCCCCACGGGCCGGGAATGTTTGAGAATGCGCGCATTGTCGCCTCGGTCCCGGCACGCTGGAAGTTCCACCCGGGGTACATGCACACGTTCGGCATCACGGAGAACTACTTCGTGATTGTGGAGCAACCGCTCAGCGTGTCCGTGCCGACGATGGTGGTAAGCCAGATCCGGAACCGGCCGATGGCGGCCGCCCTCAAGTGGTTCGAAAGCCAGCAGACGTACATCTACCTGCTGGATCGGGATACGGGCGAGCTGCGGCACACGTTCCACACGGAACCGTTCTTCTACCTGCACATCATCAACCAGTATGAGCGGGAGGGCCACGTCGTGCTGGACATCTGCTGCTACAAGGATCCGGCCATGCTGAACTGCATGTACGTCGACACGATGCGCAACATGCAGAACAATCCGGACTACGCGAAGATGTTCCGCGGCCGACCGTTGCGGTTCGTGCTGCCGCTCAACTGCGGCACGGAGCGTGCCAAGGGCCGTCCAGCCGCGGGTCCGAAAGGGTCGTCAGCCACCGCCGACGCCTCCTGGTCGGATATGTGGCAAAATTTGGGCTCCTTTTCGGCGGGCGATTCCACCGACAGTGGGCTGGTGCTGCAGAATCTGGTGCAGATCGAAGACTCGAAAGCGACCGCGTACGTGATGCCAAACAGGACGATCTTCTGCAAGCCGGAGCTGCTGTGCGATTTGGGCTGCGAGACGCCCCGCATCTACTACGAGCGCCATCTCGGCCGACCGTACCGGTACTTCTACGCCATCAGCTCGGACGTGGACGCCAGCAACCCGGGCACGCTGATCAAGGTGGACGTGGTGACGAAGGGCAAGCTGACCTGGTGCGAGGAGAACGTGTACCCGAGCGAGCCGATCTTTGTGCCCGCGCCCGACCCGCAGTCCGAGGATGATGGGGTCGTGCTGGCGGCCATGGTGTGGGGCCGCGAGGAACAGAACCGGGCCGGGCTGCTCGTGCTCGATGCGAAGAGCTTCACCGAGCTCGGCCGGTGCGAGTTTGTGACGCCCGGTCCCGTGCCGAAGTGTCTGCACGGTTGGTTCCAGCCGACGGCCACCACCAAGGGAGACTAA